From the Shewanella amazonensis SB2B genome, one window contains:
- a CDS encoding methyltransferase, whose translation MTTRFSAFLSGTPCELDLHRFPATSDPNLQAWDAADEHLLKYLNESNTELAAKFLVINDSFGALTCALATARSDADIVFAADGRTAHLGCKANLASNGLASAKVDYQDCTNLGSFAKGRQILMKLPKNLNFLTDTLSQLSQTLAAGDVILMGAKAKHINQSLLALIAKAVGPATASLTWKKTRIITITADGNPRPVSKPSVWDVPEHGLKVTNLSNVFAASKLDIGARLMMANLPQGHFSSVIDLGCGNGVLALKAAQTYPDARLYLVDESAMAVESARQNWALNALDEGRAEFIWDDCLSHLPNEVQADLVLCNPPFHQGEAITDHIAWQMFNDAKRALKPGGLLHIVGNRHLGYHIKLKRLFGNCKTIASNGKFVILQAVK comes from the coding sequence ATGACGACCCGATTTTCAGCATTCCTTTCCGGTACCCCGTGTGAGCTGGACCTTCACAGGTTTCCCGCCACCAGCGATCCCAACCTGCAAGCCTGGGACGCCGCCGACGAACACCTGCTGAAATACCTGAATGAGTCCAACACCGAATTGGCCGCCAAATTTCTGGTGATCAATGACAGCTTTGGTGCCCTCACCTGCGCCCTTGCCACCGCCAGGTCCGATGCCGATATCGTCTTTGCTGCCGATGGCCGCACCGCGCATCTGGGCTGTAAGGCAAACCTGGCATCCAATGGGCTCGCAAGCGCCAAAGTCGATTATCAGGACTGCACAAACCTGGGCAGCTTTGCCAAGGGCAGACAGATACTGATGAAGCTGCCCAAGAATCTCAACTTCCTGACCGATACTTTAAGCCAGCTGAGCCAAACCCTGGCGGCGGGGGATGTGATCCTGATGGGGGCAAAGGCCAAACACATCAATCAATCGCTGCTTGCCTTGATTGCCAAAGCGGTGGGCCCGGCTACTGCCAGCCTCACCTGGAAAAAGACCCGCATCATTACCATCACCGCCGATGGCAACCCGCGTCCAGTCAGTAAGCCCAGTGTTTGGGATGTGCCAGAGCACGGCTTGAAGGTGACCAATCTCAGTAACGTGTTCGCTGCCAGCAAACTGGATATTGGCGCCCGCTTGATGATGGCGAATCTGCCACAGGGGCATTTCAGCTCAGTCATCGACCTTGGCTGCGGCAATGGTGTACTGGCTCTCAAGGCAGCCCAGACCTATCCGGATGCCAGACTCTATTTGGTGGATGAGTCGGCCATGGCAGTGGAAAGTGCCCGCCAGAACTGGGCACTGAACGCCCTGGATGAGGGCCGGGCAGAATTTATCTGGGATGATTGTTTAAGCCACCTGCCCAATGAAGTTCAGGCAGATTTGGTCCTGTGCAACCCGCCGTTCCATCAGGGGGAAGCCATTACTGACCATATTGCCTGGCAGATGTTTAACGATGCCAAACGCGCGTTGAAGCCGGGGGGCTTACTGCACATAGTTGGCAACCGCCACCTTGGTTATCACATTAAACTCAAGCGTTTATTTGGCAACTGTAAAACCATCGCCAGCAACGGAAAGTTTGTGATTTTGCAAGCGGTAAAATAG
- the grxB gene encoding glutaredoxin 2 encodes MKLFVFEHCPYCVRAMMIVGYKGIALEKVILQNDDVDSRIRMVGANMVPILQKDDGSYMAESLDIVAFLDALCGEALLEPAKHEQHIAAWLDKAGYYSSRLLHPRNVRMGLPEYGSEAAIRWYTEKKTAVIGMSFEEAFAASGEYIAALEPLFTELDLIPLPSERNNQLGYDDVLLFPVLRNLTAVKGLNVGKRVRSYIDEVAALTKVALFDTTAI; translated from the coding sequence ATGAAACTCTTTGTATTCGAACATTGTCCCTATTGTGTTCGCGCCATGATGATAGTGGGCTATAAGGGCATTGCGCTGGAAAAAGTAATACTGCAAAACGATGATGTGGATAGCCGTATCCGCATGGTCGGTGCCAATATGGTGCCTATTCTGCAAAAAGACGATGGCAGCTATATGGCCGAGAGCCTGGATATCGTCGCTTTTCTCGATGCGCTGTGCGGTGAGGCTCTGCTTGAGCCCGCCAAGCATGAGCAGCACATCGCTGCCTGGCTGGATAAGGCCGGTTATTACAGCAGCCGATTATTGCATCCCCGCAACGTGAGAATGGGGCTGCCTGAGTATGGCTCAGAAGCCGCTATCCGCTGGTATACCGAGAAGAAAACGGCGGTCATAGGCATGAGCTTCGAGGAGGCCTTCGCCGCATCGGGGGAGTACATAGCTGCGCTGGAGCCACTGTTTACCGAACTGGATTTGATACCGCTGCCGAGTGAGCGCAATAATCAGTTGGGGTATGACGATGTATTGCTGTTCCCTGTGCTGAGAAACCTCACTGCGGTGAAAGGGCTTAACGTTGGAAAGCGAGTCCGCAGCTATATAGATGAAGTGGCCGCGCTCACCAAGGTCGCGCTGTTTGATACGACAGCCATATAG
- a CDS encoding sterol desaturase family protein: MNLDKLIAHPELLLIVLAPIFFLCMALEFVVANVRKRLPENARYSKAELLCNLSLAGMHQAADLLSGFLIAKLYLYFFGWRLFDIEMNGLNFVLLLLAQDFCYYWFHRCSHRCRWMWAAHVAHHSSENMNFSTAFRQSLMYPLAGMWIFWLPLVVIGFDPAWVVFAVLASLGFQFFVHTQLVDKLGPLEWVFNTPSHHRVHHGSNPQYIDKNYAGVLIIWDRLFGTFVKEEETVRYGITKPINSMNPLTVTFSEWRDMFTDATAPGLSLAERWRQLFAPPSSANDKD, encoded by the coding sequence ATGAACCTCGACAAGCTAATTGCCCATCCGGAGCTGCTGCTGATAGTGTTGGCGCCGATTTTTTTTCTGTGCATGGCGCTGGAGTTTGTGGTCGCCAATGTGCGTAAGCGACTGCCGGAAAATGCCAGATACAGTAAAGCAGAGCTCCTGTGTAACCTCAGTCTGGCGGGAATGCACCAGGCTGCCGATCTGCTGAGCGGATTTCTGATTGCCAAACTGTACCTGTATTTTTTTGGTTGGCGGCTGTTCGATATTGAAATGAATGGGCTTAATTTTGTGTTGCTGCTGCTGGCACAGGATTTTTGCTATTACTGGTTCCATCGTTGCAGCCACCGATGCCGCTGGATGTGGGCCGCTCATGTGGCTCATCACAGCTCAGAAAACATGAACTTTTCCACCGCTTTCAGACAAAGCCTGATGTACCCGCTGGCGGGAATGTGGATATTCTGGTTGCCTCTGGTTGTGATTGGTTTCGACCCTGCCTGGGTCGTGTTTGCGGTGCTGGCAAGCCTTGGGTTTCAGTTTTTTGTACATACCCAGCTGGTGGATAAACTTGGCCCGCTGGAATGGGTATTCAATACTCCCAGCCACCACAGGGTGCATCACGGCTCAAATCCCCAATACATAGATAAAAACTACGCCGGCGTGCTCATCATTTGGGATCGGCTGTTTGGCACCTTCGTCAAAGAAGAGGAAACCGTGCGCTACGGCATCACCAAGCCGATTAACAGCATGAACCCGCTCACGGTCACCTTCAGTGAATGGCGCGATATGTTCACAGATGCCACGGCGCCGGGGCTGAGTCTCGCCGAGCGCTGGCGTCAGCTTTTTGCACCACCCTCCAGCGCCAACGATAAGGATTGA
- a CDS encoding DUF2804 domain-containing protein — MTNSATFKTLGIQDCLMAAGRPCFGHFDGPVASLGLDDFILMNDMDKPASRLQRHFGYKQFEFIAVNTPNYLIGIALADIRYLGSGFCYVYDVSKKRVYEKHWIRPPGSFSLGPSPVSASSSMAGVSIHRRDGRWSVALDLVLDTLPLKAELQLDAMPLSLPMALCSPTGYSGWTYTQKHNALSVKGSLYINHEPQPLGRALAGYDFSAGYMRRETSWRWASINAHVGNSLLGLNIAAGVNETGSSENVLWLDGVRKHLGPVHFEFDRSQAEHGRWRLWSERDELELEFTPQACRSERLNLILLKSNFRQYQGHFSGWVRDVEGGKVHLDRVLGLTEDHFAKW, encoded by the coding sequence ATGACCAATTCAGCCACATTCAAAACCTTGGGGATCCAGGATTGCCTGATGGCTGCCGGGCGTCCCTGTTTTGGGCATTTCGATGGCCCGGTTGCGTCTTTGGGGCTCGATGACTTTATCCTGATGAACGACATGGATAAGCCTGCCTCCCGCTTGCAACGCCATTTTGGCTATAAGCAGTTCGAGTTTATTGCCGTTAACACCCCCAATTACCTGATAGGCATCGCCCTGGCTGATATTCGCTATCTCGGCAGCGGCTTTTGCTACGTCTACGATGTCAGCAAAAAACGTGTGTATGAGAAGCATTGGATAAGGCCACCGGGCAGCTTCAGCCTTGGCCCGTCGCCTGTGTCGGCATCCAGTTCCATGGCTGGTGTCAGTATTCACCGCCGGGATGGTCGCTGGTCGGTGGCGCTGGATTTGGTGCTGGACACACTGCCGCTGAAGGCCGAGTTACAACTGGACGCAATGCCGCTGTCGCTGCCCATGGCCCTTTGCAGCCCTACCGGCTACAGCGGCTGGACGTACACCCAAAAGCACAACGCCTTGAGTGTCAAAGGCAGCCTTTATATCAATCACGAGCCGCAACCCCTCGGGCGTGCGCTCGCAGGATACGATTTTTCAGCAGGCTACATGCGCCGGGAAACCAGTTGGCGCTGGGCCTCCATTAACGCCCATGTGGGTAACAGCCTGCTGGGGCTCAATATTGCCGCAGGGGTAAATGAAACCGGTAGCAGTGAAAACGTGCTTTGGCTCGATGGCGTGCGTAAACACCTGGGGCCTGTGCATTTCGAATTTGACCGCAGCCAGGCTGAACATGGCCGCTGGCGCTTGTGGTCTGAGCGGGATGAGCTTGAACTCGAATTTACGCCCCAGGCCTGCCGCTCTGAGCGGCTTAACCTGATACTGCTGAAAAGCAACTTCCGCCAGTATCAGGGACACTTTTCGGGATGGGTACGTGATGTGGAAGGGGGCAAGGTTCACCTCGATAGGGTGCTCGGACTCACCGAAGATCATTTTGCCAAGTGGTAA
- a CDS encoding porin family protein, translated as MKLFSLSVMSTLIAMGLASAEVKAEASPHITGVNLGYGTQEYESRDGERWDAGDGFKYDIWYRYMLTSHWGVELSYGQGTGGAYSAMFDILSDVRELEYSNYRAALYGQYNFSRGNSVYAKAGMAFSDITYDLDDSRIKEDAEGFFGAVGWQHRFHSGFGLGVEYQYTDLKQLEVQSINIAFSWQF; from the coding sequence ATGAAACTATTCAGTTTAAGTGTAATGAGTACACTGATAGCGATGGGGCTTGCCAGTGCTGAAGTAAAGGCAGAAGCCAGTCCTCATATCACCGGGGTAAACCTGGGTTACGGCACTCAGGAATATGAGAGCCGTGATGGCGAGCGCTGGGATGCCGGTGACGGATTCAAGTACGACATTTGGTACAGATACATGCTGACCAGCCATTGGGGCGTTGAACTCAGCTATGGTCAGGGCACTGGCGGCGCTTACAGTGCCATGTTCGATATACTCTCGGACGTGAGAGAGCTTGAGTACTCGAACTACCGCGCAGCCCTTTACGGCCAATACAACTTCTCCCGTGGCAACAGCGTCTATGCCAAAGCCGGGATGGCTTTTTCTGATATCACATATGATCTGGACGATTCCCGCATTAAAGAAGATGCGGAAGGCTTTTTTGGCGCGGTTGGTTGGCAGCACAGATTCCACTCAGGATTTGGACTGGGAGTCGAATACCAGTACACAGATCTGAAGCAGCTCGAAGTTCAGAGTATTAATATCGCCTTCTCCTGGCAGTTTTGA
- a CDS encoding YajG family lipoprotein — MKKSLAVLTAILTLSGCAGSPSNYLALSPDVPAITSSANGRIALSTQDARSSNTAVRIIKGDDPAKLMGTGESPAIQLGNLFRQSFSSKGFQLDPAATNILELKLERLQSDINETMLGYEAANEIIISAYARNEQQLFSKRYTARGTMKGPLSLDLATLELEMNKLITQLAGDIVNDPELTQFLMQ; from the coding sequence ATGAAGAAATCCTTAGCCGTATTGACTGCCATTCTGACCCTCAGCGGCTGCGCGGGCAGTCCGTCCAATTACCTTGCTCTGAGTCCCGATGTACCCGCCATTACCAGCAGTGCCAATGGACGTATCGCCCTGAGCACTCAGGATGCCAGAAGCTCCAACACCGCAGTGCGTATCATCAAAGGGGATGACCCGGCCAAACTGATGGGGACTGGCGAGTCGCCAGCTATTCAGTTGGGCAATCTGTTCCGCCAGTCTTTCAGCAGTAAAGGCTTCCAACTCGATCCGGCCGCCACCAATATTCTTGAGCTGAAACTGGAGCGTTTACAGTCGGATATCAATGAAACCATGCTGGGTTACGAGGCCGCCAACGAAATCATCATCAGCGCCTATGCCCGCAACGAGCAGCAACTGTTCAGCAAACGCTACACCGCCAGAGGCACCATGAAGGGGCCGCTGAGCCTGGATTTGGCTACTCTGGAGCTGGAAATGAATAAGCTCATCACCCAGCTTGCTGGCGACATAGTCAATGACCCCGAACTGACCCAGTTTCTGATGCAATAA
- a CDS encoding peptidylprolyl isomerase has product MKWIIAALMLGLSNVALAAKVDIQPDNLYPQVEMQTTMGKIVVELDRTRAPITVDNFLTYVVKGDYDNTIFHRIIPEFVVQGGGLNPKLEELPESAPIVNESGNGLSNAFGTIAMARENNPHSATRQFYFNVADNTKLDPSKRRWGYAVFGEVVEGREILEAMAVVPTEHNSKLNWPDVPVTQIVLKSAKLLPRK; this is encoded by the coding sequence ATGAAATGGATCATTGCAGCCCTGATGCTGGGCTTGTCTAACGTGGCGCTGGCGGCCAAAGTGGATATTCAACCCGATAACCTCTACCCCCAGGTTGAAATGCAAACCACCATGGGCAAAATTGTGGTGGAGCTCGACCGCACCCGCGCCCCCATTACTGTCGATAACTTCCTGACCTATGTGGTGAAAGGTGACTACGACAACACTATCTTCCACCGCATTATTCCGGAATTTGTGGTTCAGGGCGGCGGTCTTAATCCCAAACTGGAGGAACTGCCAGAATCAGCCCCCATCGTTAATGAGTCAGGCAACGGCCTGTCCAATGCCTTCGGCACCATCGCCATGGCAAGGGAGAACAACCCCCACTCGGCCACCCGCCAGTTTTATTTCAACGTGGCAGATAATACCAAGCTCGACCCCTCCAAGCGCCGCTGGGGCTATGCCGTTTTCGGTGAAGTGGTGGAAGGCCGCGAAATTCTGGAAGCTATGGCGGTCGTGCCCACAGAACACAACAGCAAACTGAACTGGCCCGATGTTCCTGTTACTCAGATTGTGCTCAAGTCAGCCAAATTGTTGCCAAGAAAATAA
- a CDS encoding AmpG family muropeptide MFS transporter has translation MYLPTAALIRLWELLAVYRHRRVLVMLFLGFSAGLPLMLVFSTLSFWLREAGVDRTAIGYFSWIAILYAFKWLWSPLVDRMPLPVFSKLFGRRRGWMLFAQLMLIGAIVGMASSDPKESLTYMAICALMVAFASATQDIVIDAFRIESAPQEMQAALAAAYQIGYRSAMIIATAGALTIAAWVAPEADGYRLASWQTAYMVMAGLMLIGVITTLCAKEPAVDQGKANALEAEMRERLSKKYSPRTAAALSWTYNAVAAPFIDFFRRYGKSAILILALISCYRISDIVMGIMANVFYVDMGFSKEEIAFLSKVYGLIMTLVGAAFGGILLAKYGTMRILFLGALLVATTNLLFAWQAMVGYNMELLTLAISIDNFSGGIATAAFIAYLSSLTSSGYSATQYALLSSIMLLFPKFIAGFSGAWVDAFGYVNFFITASLIGLPVLLLVWLVGKLSPPAHAEARSEQVTD, from the coding sequence ATGTATTTACCTACCGCTGCCTTAATCAGACTCTGGGAACTCCTGGCGGTATACCGCCATCGCCGGGTACTGGTGATGCTGTTCCTCGGCTTCTCTGCCGGTTTACCCCTGATGCTGGTGTTCTCGACCCTGTCATTCTGGCTGCGTGAAGCCGGTGTCGATCGCACTGCCATTGGTTATTTCAGCTGGATTGCCATCCTCTATGCGTTCAAATGGCTCTGGTCCCCGCTGGTGGATCGCATGCCACTGCCGGTGTTCTCAAAGCTGTTTGGTCGGCGCCGGGGCTGGATGCTGTTTGCCCAGTTAATGCTGATTGGGGCCATTGTGGGCATGGCCAGCAGCGACCCAAAAGAAAGCCTCACCTATATGGCCATATGCGCCCTGATGGTGGCCTTTGCCTCAGCCACCCAGGATATAGTAATAGATGCCTTTCGCATCGAATCAGCCCCCCAGGAAATGCAGGCGGCCCTGGCGGCTGCTTATCAAATTGGCTATCGCTCGGCCATGATTATCGCGACCGCCGGCGCCCTGACCATCGCCGCCTGGGTCGCGCCGGAAGCCGATGGCTATCGGCTCGCGTCATGGCAAACTGCTTATATGGTCATGGCAGGATTGATGCTCATTGGGGTGATAACCACCCTGTGCGCCAAAGAGCCTGCCGTCGACCAGGGGAAGGCAAATGCGCTGGAAGCCGAGATGCGCGAGCGCCTCAGTAAAAAATACTCGCCCCGCACGGCCGCGGCCCTGTCCTGGACCTATAACGCAGTCGCCGCGCCCTTTATCGATTTTTTCAGGCGTTACGGCAAGAGCGCCATCCTGATCCTGGCGCTGATTTCCTGCTACCGGATTTCAGACATAGTCATGGGGATTATGGCGAATGTGTTCTACGTGGACATGGGATTTTCCAAAGAGGAAATCGCCTTTCTGAGCAAGGTGTATGGCCTTATCATGACCCTGGTTGGCGCAGCCTTCGGGGGCATACTGCTGGCGAAATATGGCACCATGCGCATTCTGTTTTTAGGCGCTCTGCTGGTTGCCACCACCAACCTGCTGTTTGCCTGGCAAGCCATGGTTGGATACAACATGGAACTGCTGACACTGGCGATATCCATAGATAACTTCAGTGGTGGTATCGCCACAGCAGCCTTTATCGCCTATTTGTCGAGCCTCACAAGCAGTGGCTACAGCGCGACCCAGTATGCGCTGCTGTCGTCCATCATGTTGCTGTTTCCCAAGTTTATTGCCGGTTTCTCCGGTGCCTGGGTCGATGCCTTTGGCTATGTGAACTTTTTCATTACCGCCAGCCTGATTGGTCTACCGGTATTGCTGCTGGTATGGCTGGTAGGAAAGCTGTCGCCCCCTGCCCACGCCGAGGCAAGGAGCGAGCAGGTGACAGACTGA
- a CDS encoding YajQ family cyclic di-GMP-binding protein, whose amino-acid sequence MPSFDIVSEVDAVELKNAVENTRREMDGRFDFRGVEYSVDFKDMVVILRSESDFQCRQMVDILRGQLAKRNVDAKAMEVDDKIVHTGKTFAQNVKFKQGIEQDVAKKLIKLIKDSKVKVQAQIQGDSIRVTGKKRDDLQAIMQLARTSELGQPFQFNNFRD is encoded by the coding sequence ATGCCGTCATTTGATATTGTTTCGGAAGTGGATGCCGTTGAGCTTAAAAACGCTGTGGAAAACACCCGCCGTGAAATGGATGGCCGTTTTGATTTTCGTGGTGTTGAGTACAGTGTGGATTTCAAGGATATGGTGGTCATCCTGCGTTCAGAGTCGGATTTCCAGTGTCGTCAGATGGTGGATATTCTCAGAGGCCAGCTTGCCAAACGCAACGTGGATGCCAAGGCCATGGAAGTGGACGACAAGATAGTCCACACCGGCAAAACCTTTGCACAAAACGTGAAGTTCAAGCAGGGCATAGAGCAGGATGTGGCCAAGAAGCTTATCAAGCTGATTAAAGACAGCAAGGTGAAGGTGCAGGCGCAAATTCAGGGTGATTCGATTCGGGTCACAGGCAAGAAGCGCGATGACTTGCAGGCCATTATGCAACTGGCCCGCACATCAGAGCTGGGCCAGCCTTTTCAGTTCAATAACTTCCGCGACTGA
- a CDS encoding VanZ family protein has product MKNRQFLFKIILVIALCITSYLVFSKPSYPQSIPHLDKVGHFGTFFGLAWLTQLAFRPRWYIMLLALAAYAGLIEIIQSRLPYRSASWGDIAADLAGVAAFFLTAWLYSKYRRASRLQGA; this is encoded by the coding sequence GTGAAGAATCGGCAGTTTTTGTTCAAAATCATTTTGGTGATTGCCCTGTGTATCACCAGTTATCTGGTCTTTTCCAAACCCAGCTATCCCCAGTCCATTCCCCATTTGGACAAAGTGGGGCATTTCGGCACTTTCTTTGGTTTGGCTTGGCTGACCCAACTGGCATTCAGACCTCGCTGGTACATCATGTTGCTGGCACTGGCCGCCTACGCCGGTTTGATTGAAATCATTCAGTCTCGCCTGCCCTACCGCTCCGCCTCCTGGGGCGATATCGCAGCCGACCTCGCGGGCGTTGCCGCCTTCTTCCTCACTGCATGGCTGTATAGTAAATACCGCCGCGCATCCAGGCTTCAGGGCGCATGA
- a CDS encoding ketopantoate reductase family protein, protein MSRIGILGAGAVGQLIAHQLASAGTLPFLLDRQLTAITEPYSLTDLNGNRNTLNFAKSNDKQALLGELDLLIITVKAYQVIDAVTGALPGLSPHCHLLLLHNGLGPHEEVAALLDGRGLTLGTTSQGALRLGKHDLKQTGSGLTQLGHCTGPAMAPGLKTLLLSAIPGSEWVEAILPALWQKLAVNACINPLTAIHGICNGELADNAYQATIAGVLRELVEVARTQGIELQEESLSARVYEVIRLTAANRSSMRQDVDHKRKTEIDAINGYLVSLGHRHSIATPTNRALVDAIHTLERRF, encoded by the coding sequence ATGAGCCGAATTGGCATTCTGGGTGCGGGCGCCGTGGGCCAGTTAATTGCCCATCAGCTGGCGTCGGCGGGCACCTTGCCCTTTCTGCTGGACCGGCAGCTGACTGCCATTACAGAGCCTTACAGCCTCACAGACCTGAATGGCAATCGCAACACCCTGAACTTCGCCAAATCCAACGACAAGCAAGCCCTGCTGGGGGAACTTGATCTTCTTATTATCACAGTGAAGGCCTACCAGGTAATTGACGCAGTCACAGGCGCATTGCCCGGTTTATCACCGCACTGCCATCTGCTGTTACTGCACAATGGCCTTGGCCCCCACGAAGAGGTGGCGGCCCTGTTGGATGGACGGGGATTGACGCTCGGCACCACCAGTCAGGGAGCGCTGCGGCTTGGCAAACACGACCTTAAACAAACCGGTAGTGGTCTTACGCAATTGGGCCACTGCACAGGTCCGGCCATGGCGCCAGGGCTTAAAACCTTGCTGCTGAGCGCCATTCCAGGTAGCGAGTGGGTGGAGGCAATTCTGCCCGCCCTGTGGCAAAAACTGGCGGTCAATGCCTGTATCAATCCCCTTACCGCCATTCACGGCATCTGTAATGGCGAACTGGCAGATAATGCTTACCAAGCTACTATTGCCGGGGTGCTGAGGGAGCTGGTTGAGGTCGCCAGGACTCAGGGCATTGAGTTACAGGAAGAGAGCTTGTCAGCCCGCGTGTATGAGGTCATTCGTCTTACCGCAGCCAATCGCTCATCGATGCGACAGGATGTGGACCATAAGCGCAAAACCGAGATAGATGCTATAAATGGCTATCTGGTCAGCCTTGGCCATCGCCACAGCATTGCTACACCCACCAACAGAGCTCTGGTCGACGCCATTCACACCCTGGAGCGACGCTTTTAA
- a CDS encoding DMT family transporter: MWVMFTLMAAFMQAWRNAFQSELSRDVGVLGVTLARFLYAGPLAALYLAGLYLWQDASIPNFGADALGFILGAALMQILATALMVKLFQLKNFAIGAGLAKSEALVAAILGVAFFGTSLSLFGWLGVLVGTVAVFMLSSKGGLRTLSPKTLLLGLASGSAFALTSLWVREASLCLDVPFPHRAAWVLLLVILIQTVILLLWLLVRKPDELKAMMARNRLTLAISVSSCLGSIGWFSAMSLTAVPYVKTLGQVEIFFMMLVSSLYLKQKVQVKDMAALVLIALAAIMVMWPQ; encoded by the coding sequence ATGTGGGTGATGTTCACCCTGATGGCGGCCTTTATGCAGGCCTGGCGCAATGCCTTTCAAAGTGAGCTCAGTCGCGATGTTGGTGTGCTTGGCGTCACCCTGGCGCGCTTTCTCTATGCAGGTCCGTTGGCGGCTTTGTATCTGGCCGGGCTCTACCTGTGGCAGGATGCGTCCATTCCCAACTTCGGCGCGGATGCCCTTGGGTTTATTCTTGGGGCGGCGCTGATGCAAATTCTGGCTACGGCCCTCATGGTGAAGCTGTTTCAGCTTAAAAACTTTGCCATTGGCGCAGGGCTTGCCAAAAGCGAGGCGCTGGTGGCCGCTATTCTTGGGGTGGCCTTCTTTGGTACCAGCCTGTCACTCTTTGGCTGGCTTGGGGTACTTGTGGGCACTGTGGCGGTGTTTATGCTCTCAAGCAAGGGCGGCCTTCGCACACTCTCGCCCAAGACACTGTTACTGGGGCTTGCCAGCGGCAGTGCCTTTGCGCTCACGTCGCTATGGGTTCGTGAAGCCAGCCTGTGTCTCGATGTGCCTTTTCCCCACCGCGCCGCCTGGGTGCTCTTGCTGGTTATCCTTATTCAAACGGTGATTTTGCTGCTGTGGCTGCTGGTGCGAAAACCCGATGAGCTAAAGGCCATGATGGCAAGAAACCGACTGACGCTGGCCATCAGCGTCAGCAGTTGCCTTGGCTCCATTGGCTGGTTCTCTGCCATGTCGCTCACCGCCGTGCCCTACGTGAAAACCCTGGGCCAAGTGGAAATTTTCTTTATGATGCTGGTGTCGAGCCTGTATCTGAAGCAAAAGGTGCAGGTAAAGGACATGGCGGCGCTGGTTCTTATCGCATTAGCCGCCATCATGGTGATGTGGCCTCAATAA
- the kdsA gene encoding 3-deoxy-8-phosphooctulonate synthase, which produces MSIKTIQLGDIAIANDKPFVLFGGMNVLESRDLAMSIAEKYLEVTQKLGIPYVFKASFDKANRSSINSYRGPGMEEGLKIFQEIKDTFNVPLITDVHEPHQCAPVAEVVDIIQLPAFLARQTDLVIAMARTGAIINVKKPQFLAPHEMRHIVKKFNEAGNDEIILCERGSCFGYNNLVVDMLGMDEMKQSGYPVIFDATHALQRPGGREDSAGGRRAQATELARSGMALGLAGLFIEAHPDPDNAKCDGPCALPLHQLEAYLSQMKAVDDLVKSFPALDTSK; this is translated from the coding sequence ATGAGTATCAAGACAATCCAACTTGGCGACATCGCCATTGCCAATGACAAGCCCTTTGTACTCTTTGGCGGCATGAACGTGCTTGAATCGCGGGATCTGGCCATGAGTATTGCCGAGAAATACCTGGAAGTGACCCAAAAGCTTGGGATCCCCTATGTATTCAAGGCCTCTTTCGACAAGGCCAACCGCTCGTCTATCAACTCTTACCGTGGTCCCGGGATGGAAGAAGGCCTGAAGATATTTCAGGAAATCAAAGACACCTTCAATGTGCCGCTGATCACCGATGTGCACGAGCCTCATCAGTGTGCCCCCGTGGCAGAAGTGGTCGACATCATTCAGCTGCCAGCCTTTTTGGCACGCCAGACCGATCTGGTGATTGCCATGGCCAGAACCGGCGCCATCATCAACGTGAAAAAGCCACAGTTTCTGGCTCCCCACGAGATGCGCCACATAGTGAAGAAATTCAACGAGGCCGGTAACGACGAGATTATCCTGTGCGAGCGCGGCAGCTGCTTTGGTTACAACAACCTGGTGGTGGACATGCTGGGCATGGATGAGATGAAACAGAGCGGTTATCCGGTAATTTTCGATGCCACCCATGCACTGCAGCGTCCGGGCGGCCGTGAAGATTCTGCCGGTGGTCGCCGCGCCCAGGCAACTGAGCTTGCCCGCAGTGGTATGGCGCTGGGTCTGGCAGGTCTCTTTATCGAAGCACATCCGGATCCCGACAATGCCAAGTGCGACGGCCCCTGTGCTCTGCCACTGCATCAGCTGGAAGCTTACCTCAGTCAGATGAAAGCGGTAGATGACCTGGTGAAATCTTTTCCTGCACTGGATACCAGCAAGTAA